In Prochlorococcus marinus CUG1435, the genomic window AAGAAAAATTGATATAAATGGATCGATATTCCTGGAATTAGGATTATCTTCATCAATCATGTGGCCTAATTTCGTTTTTTTTACACTCAAATATTCTGCATTATTATCGTTTGGACAAATAACTAATGGAACTCTCTCAATAACCTCTATTCCGTAACCACCTAATCCAGCAATCTTTCTAGGATTGTTTGTTAGTAATTTTAGTTTTTTTATTCCTAGATCAGTTAATATCTGTGCACCAACTCCATAATTTCTGAGATCAGCTGGAAAACCTAATTTTTCATTGGCTTCTACAGTGTCTAGTCCACCATCCTGTAAGCTGTAAGCTTTTAATTTATTTATTAGACCAATACCTCTGCCTTCTTGTCTTAAGTAAACAACAACTCCCTCTTCCTCCTTTTCAATCCTTGATAAAGCAGCCTCTAACTGGGGTCTACAATCACAACGTAATGATCCAAAAGCATCGCCAGTTAAGCACTCTGAGTGCATTCTTACTAGGACAGGTTCGCTTAATTTTGATGATTTTTGTTTAACTAATGCAACGTGCTCTGAACCATCAAGTTCATTAACATATCCATAAGCTTTGAAATTACCAAAAATACTTGGAAGTACTGCATCGGATTTTCTAAATACAAATCTCTCAGTTTGAAATCGATAACTTATTAAATCAGCTATTGATATTAATTTCATTCCCCACTGTTTTGCATACTCTTTAAGTTGTGGAAGTCTTGACATGGAACCGTCAGGATTTTGTATTTCGCAAATAACTCCAGCGGGATAAAGACCTGACATTGCCGCAATATCTACAGCTGCTTCTGTATGGCCTGCTCTTTTTAATACTCCACCCTTCTTAGCTCTTAATGGAAATATATGTCCTGGCCTTCTTAAATCATCGGGTTTTGTATTTGGGTTTATTGCAACTTGAATAGTCTTTGCTCTATCTTCAGCGGATATTCCTGTAGTAACATTATTTTCAGGTCCAGCATCAATTGATATCGTAAAAGCTGTTTGATTTTCATCTGTATTTCTATCTACCATTAATGGTAAATCTAAAGAGTCAAGTTTTTCGCCTTGCATAGCTAGGCATATAAGACCTCGTCCCTCTGTAGCCATAAAATTAATTTGCTGTGGAGTTGCAAACTGAGCCGCACATATTAAATCCCCTTCATTTTCTCTTCTTTCATCATCTACAACAATTATGCATTCACCATTTCTTATGGCTGCCAACGCGTCACTGATAGGATCAAATTCAATTTTAAAAGATTCATTTATATCCAAAATTGTTCCATTATTTGATTTGGGACTTGTTTCTTTCATTATTCCTATCAATATAGAAAAATAGTGTTTTAGTTACCTTAAATTCAACACTTTATAATCCTATATCAAAGTCTGCCAATTCAAAAAAATGAATGTTGCAATAGTAGGTGCTACAGGTTACGGCGGTATTCAAGCGGTAAATCTTTTAAAGAAAA contains:
- the ribA gene encoding bifunctional 3,4-dihydroxy-2-butanone-4-phosphate synthase RibB/GTP cyclohydrolase II RibA → MNESFKIEFDPISDALAAIRNGECIIVVDDERRENEGDLICAAQFATPQQINFMATEGRGLICLAMQGEKLDSLDLPLMVDRNTDENQTAFTISIDAGPENNVTTGISAEDRAKTIQVAINPNTKPDDLRRPGHIFPLRAKKGGVLKRAGHTEAAVDIAAMSGLYPAGVICEIQNPDGSMSRLPQLKEYAKQWGMKLISIADLISYRFQTERFVFRKSDAVLPSIFGNFKAYGYVNELDGSEHVALVKQKSSKLSEPVLVRMHSECLTGDAFGSLRCDCRPQLEAALSRIEKEEEGVVVYLRQEGRGIGLINKLKAYSLQDGGLDTVEANEKLGFPADLRNYGVGAQILTDLGIKKLKLLTNNPRKIAGLGGYGIEVIERVPLVICPNDNNAEYLSVKKTKLGHMIDEDNPNSRNIDPFISIFLDGKYKSIDLVPIKNNVIKFCSYKNINIKLESTPRLLAFWNRPKLVWRILHDQNRTNSNITDEEIKNIELFIQFLSNYENSTKIGIIVSRNIEQALHPKSSIKLINTKFTIKNEILYSSTRKFNLDKETFSIVFES